A genomic segment from Drosophila willistoni isolate 14030-0811.24 chromosome 2L unlocalized genomic scaffold, UCI_dwil_1.1 Seg72.1, whole genome shotgun sequence encodes:
- the LOC111519860 gene encoding uncharacterized protein LOC111519860 — protein MEQPIQLSSLSDDNNNSSQIDLDHHNSLASQASRSILPGELVIQKICYLREERVPTICERASVKNGFHYIGVVREFRIEMKTFNEIKTGDDTQCFYMPYHNTKSSEGGIEVNLSKSDNEMKTKTAETAATTNELRCTSFRKLRENPNVLVQQLHPKQTVRPFNLLEQDTTLLINSLAHGDPYSTTSIQKKHRKTGGATAFDPTTRLQSAHDGLSVSSQTFSLSQLPRVVQSLPMNRRRRPRQVAPCGCRDLEPKIHLHLLKTVAVGILQIAVFLILVMALSYPDIRC, from the coding sequence ATGGAGCAGCCCATACAATTGAGTAGCCTAAGCGATGATAATAATAACTCGAGCCAAATTGATCTTGACCATCACAATAGCTTGGCCAGTCAAGCGTCGCGATCCATATTGCCGGGTGAGTTGGTCATACAAAAGATTTGCTACCTGCGCGAAGAGCGAGTACCGACAATTTGCGAGAGGGCCAGCGTAAAGAATGGATTTCATTATATTGGTGTCGTTAGGGAATTTCGCATCGAGATGAAGACATTCAACGAAATAAAGACTGGAGATGATACACAATGCTTTTATATGCCATACCACAATACAAAATCGTCAGAAGGAGGAATAGAAGTTAATCTAAGCAAAAGCGACAACGAGATGAAAACTAAAACCGCTGAGACTGCTGCCACCACCAATGAGTTGCGTTGCACTTCATTTCGCAAATTGCGTGAAAATCCAAATGTTCTGGTCCAACAGTTGCATCCAAAGCAAACGGTGCGTCCCTTCAATTTGCTGGAACAGGACACTACCTTGTTGATTAATAGTCTAGCCCATGGAGATCCATATAGTACAACTTCAATTCAAAAAAAACATCGTAAGACTGGTGGAGCTACTGCCTTTGACCCAACAACCAGATTGCAATCAGCCCATGATGGTTTATCGGTTAGCTCGCAGACCTTTAGTTTGAGTCAATTGCCGAGGGTCGTGCAATCGCTGCCTATGAATCGCCGACGTCGCCCGCGTCAAGTGGCACCCTGTGGTTGCAGGGATCTGGAACCCAAAATccatttgcatttgctcaaaacCGTTGCCGTTGGCATTTTACAAATCGCCGTATTTCTTATACTTGTTATGGCTCTTTCCTATCCGGACATACGTTGTTGA